Proteins from one Salinispora arenicola genomic window:
- a CDS encoding choline/carnitine O-acyltransferase, translating to MKTFDNEDKLPPVPLPALEDTCARFLEWSRPLLTEQEFAETEAAVQEFGQADGPGPKLHADLVRYNADPTTHSWLDTFWPARYLGRRDRIALNANFFFLFRDTPLRGFADPQVERAARLITAAVNYKTRLDEERLPAAVTRGRPLSMEQNKFLFSTTRIPGPVQDTVRAPYSDEMPGPSTARHVVVFHHGNAFRMDVIGPGGHPYSLDDVIAGLRQVHKAGLAQPATAAGHLTTMARAEWAATRQRLLALNPGNAAALDTIETALFCVCLEDLTPADDLAACDQLLHGDSGNRWFDKAVSLIVFADGTAGINVEHCELDGTTILSFVDTVLTGSPEEHAAQSGAVTQGVPAIEPVTFVLDDSLRADIAAAARSFAQFGADTATVTLSVDEFGVDEVKRLRMSPDAFAQMAYQLAHRRAKGFIGATYESIATRQYLRGRTEAMRVVTPEVLRFVSVMDDVTASPEQRRAAFRAAADKHVERAKQCQAGAAPEQHLWELQLIQKRHGAALGVPEEPRLYETPGWLTMRDDYLSTSSAPSTSIRYFGFGATSSRCIGIAYVLLPDRFNLYLSTPRPVAGLMHTFAEQLRAALRELRDLLEER from the coding sequence GTGAAAACGTTCGACAACGAGGACAAGCTGCCCCCGGTGCCGTTGCCCGCGCTGGAGGACACGTGCGCCCGGTTCCTCGAGTGGTCCAGGCCGCTACTGACGGAGCAGGAGTTCGCCGAGACCGAGGCCGCAGTGCAGGAGTTCGGGCAGGCCGACGGTCCGGGGCCGAAGCTGCACGCCGACCTGGTGCGGTACAACGCCGATCCCACCACCCACAGCTGGTTGGATACCTTCTGGCCGGCACGCTACCTCGGTAGGCGAGACCGGATCGCGTTGAACGCCAACTTCTTCTTCCTGTTCCGCGACACTCCGTTGCGCGGGTTCGCCGACCCACAGGTGGAACGCGCGGCGCGACTCATCACCGCCGCCGTCAACTACAAGACCCGACTGGACGAGGAACGCCTCCCGGCGGCGGTGACGCGCGGCAGGCCACTGTCGATGGAGCAGAACAAGTTTCTGTTCTCCACCACCCGTATCCCGGGGCCCGTGCAGGACACAGTCCGGGCGCCGTACAGCGACGAGATGCCCGGCCCGTCGACAGCGCGACACGTCGTGGTGTTCCACCATGGCAACGCGTTCCGAATGGACGTTATCGGTCCGGGTGGGCATCCGTACTCCCTCGACGATGTGATCGCCGGCCTGCGTCAGGTACACAAGGCCGGTCTCGCGCAGCCGGCGACGGCGGCGGGTCACCTCACCACCATGGCCCGAGCCGAGTGGGCGGCGACCAGGCAACGGTTGCTGGCGCTGAATCCCGGCAACGCCGCAGCGCTGGACACCATCGAGACGGCGTTGTTCTGCGTGTGCCTGGAGGACCTGACGCCGGCCGACGACCTGGCGGCCTGCGACCAGTTGCTCCACGGTGACAGTGGCAACCGGTGGTTCGACAAGGCGGTGTCGCTCATCGTGTTCGCTGACGGCACGGCCGGCATCAACGTGGAACACTGCGAGCTGGACGGCACCACCATCCTCAGCTTCGTCGATACGGTGCTCACCGGGTCGCCGGAGGAGCACGCCGCGCAGTCGGGCGCGGTGACGCAGGGGGTACCGGCAATCGAGCCGGTCACATTCGTCCTCGATGACAGCCTGCGAGCCGACATCGCCGCTGCGGCACGGTCGTTCGCCCAATTCGGCGCGGACACCGCCACCGTGACACTGTCCGTCGACGAGTTCGGGGTGGACGAGGTCAAGCGGCTGCGGATGTCCCCGGACGCGTTCGCGCAGATGGCATACCAGCTCGCGCACAGGCGGGCCAAGGGCTTCATCGGCGCCACGTACGAGTCCATCGCCACTCGGCAGTACCTGCGGGGGCGTACCGAGGCGATGCGTGTCGTCACGCCAGAGGTGCTGCGGTTCGTATCTGTCATGGACGACGTCACCGCGTCGCCCGAGCAGCGGCGGGCAGCGTTCCGCGCCGCGGCTGACAAACATGTCGAACGGGCGAAGCAGTGCCAGGCCGGTGCGGCGCCGGAGCAGCACCTGTGGGAGCTACAGCTGATCCAGAAACGACACGGGGCAGCACTGGGCGTGCCGGAGGAGCCCCGGCTGTACGAGACGCCGGGGTGGCTCACGATGCGGGATGACTACCTGAGCACCAGTTCAGCGCCGTCGACCAGCATCCGTTACTTCGGTTTCGGCGCCACCAGTAGTCGCTGCATCGGAATCGCCTACGTGCTGTTACCGGACCGGTTCAACCTGTAT
- a CDS encoding HalD/BesD family halogenase, giving the protein MNDVDTARYPLADPGSDAWERVVSRTRAELRDHGCSVLPEFIRPSSWETLRREGAELAPRAYYDVEETNVYNTHVDDDLPADHPGRIIMQRGNAFVPRDRIPTGSVIHRLYRDPSFVRFVAACFELPALHELADPLSGLVLNVVRPGMDHPWHFDINEFTVSLLTQVPEEGGVFEYCPNIRSADAENFDAVRSVLTGADRSPVRAQTLRPGDLQLFRGRYALHRVSAVHGATDRHTAIFAYSERPGVMGSVTRTRQLFGRVLPTHRDAERDAVRVDQLLD; this is encoded by the coding sequence ATGAATGACGTGGACACCGCGCGCTATCCACTGGCCGACCCGGGAAGCGATGCATGGGAACGCGTCGTTTCCCGAACACGCGCCGAACTGCGCGACCACGGTTGCAGCGTGCTACCGGAGTTCATTCGGCCGAGCAGCTGGGAGACGCTGCGACGGGAAGGGGCCGAACTCGCCCCCCGGGCCTACTACGACGTTGAGGAAACCAACGTCTACAACACACACGTCGATGACGACCTGCCCGCCGACCACCCGGGCCGGATCATCATGCAGCGCGGCAACGCCTTCGTTCCCCGGGACCGGATCCCCACCGGCAGCGTCATCCACCGGCTCTACCGCGACCCGTCGTTCGTACGCTTCGTCGCCGCCTGCTTCGAACTCCCGGCGCTACACGAGCTCGCCGACCCACTGTCCGGCCTGGTGCTCAACGTCGTGCGGCCCGGCATGGACCACCCGTGGCACTTCGACATCAACGAGTTCACCGTCAGCCTGCTGACACAGGTACCGGAAGAGGGCGGTGTCTTCGAGTACTGCCCGAACATCCGTTCGGCCGACGCGGAGAACTTCGACGCCGTCCGATCGGTGCTCACCGGTGCCGACCGCTCGCCGGTGCGGGCCCAGACCCTACGCCCCGGCGACCTTCAGCTGTTTCGAGGACGGTACGCGCTACACCGGGTGAGCGCGGTACACGGGGCCACCGACCGACACACCGCGATCTTCGCCTACTCCGAACGCCCCGGGGTGATGGGCAGCGTCACCCGCACGCGGCAGCTGTTCGGACGGGTCCTGCCCACGCACCGTGACGCCGAGCGCGATGCCGTTCGCGTCGACCAGCTGCTGGACTAG